GGTCAGCTTCTCCCCGGAGAGCTTCGCGGTGAGCTCGCCGCCCATCGCGTCGATGGCGGCCTTCTCGAACTTCTCGATGTCCTCGTCGCACGCCATCTGCGTGGTGACGGGCTTGCCCAGGGTGATCCGGTCACCCTCCACCCGGGCGTCCACGCCGATGTGGTTGCAGCCGAAGTCGGCCGTGGCCCGGCCCTTCGGGTCGATCTCCATCCGGGCCCCCTCCGGGGCCTCGGTCTTCTTGCCGCCGACGGTCACCGAGTCGACGCTCCAGGCGACCCCGGTGACGGGGACGTCGCTCCGCACGGTGTCGCCGCCGTCGCCGGAGCCGGAGCCGGAACCCGACTCCGTACCGCAGGCGGCGAGGGTGAGGAGGGCCAGGACACTGACGCTGAGGGTCATCCGTTGGGTGCGCATGGCGATGTGACGGAACGGGGGGCCGATCCGGTTCCGCCCACTCCGCTTCGCGGCGGCCGCCTCAGCCCAGCAGCGGCAGCAGCGCGGCCAGGTCGGCGCGCTCCCCACTGGCGCTGACCTCGGCGTCCTCCAGGGCCCGCGCCCACTCCGTACGCCCGGTGGCGAGCCGGATCCAGGTCAGCGGTCCGGTCTCCATGACATTCGGCGGGGTGCCCCGGGTGTGCTTGGGCCCGCCGATGCACTGGACCACCGCGAACGGCGGGACCCGCACCTCCACCGAACCGCCGGGCGCCCGGTCCGCGAGGGCGTCGGCCAGCAGCCGGGTGCAGGCGGCCAGGGCCTGGCGGTCGTAGGGGATCTCCAGCCCGAGCGCCTCGTTCAGGTCGTCCGTGTGGACGACCAGCTCGACGGTCCGGGTGACCAGGTAGTCGGTCAGCCGCATGGAGCCGACCCGGACGGACAGCAGCCGCTCCCCCGTGCCGGTGGCCGGAACGGCCCCGGTGAACCCCGCTTCCGCCTCTTCGAACAACGTGCCGAGGTCGGGGCGGCCGGCAGCCGCCTCCTCGACGTCCTCGGCGATCCGGGCGGCGTGCGCGGCGGTGGTCGACGGCCATTCCAGCAGGGCGACCCGGGGTCCCGGCCCGGGCGGCTCCGGCAGGGCCAGGGCCCGGGTGACGCTGCTCAGCCCGGTCGCGACGTGCACGACGAGCTCGCGCACCGTCCAGTCGCCGAGCCGGGTCGGCCGGGCGAGCTGGTCGGGCGTCAACACGGCGACGGCGTCCCGGACATGGGCGAACTGGGTGAGGACCGCCGTCCGGGTCCTGAGGTGGTCGTAGGCGCGCGGGCGGCGCTTCTTGGCCGGGGGCATGGGGCCGAGACTAACCGGCCCCACTGACATCGCCCGCCCGGGTCAGGCCTCCGCGACCTGCTCCCCGGTCGGCGTCCCGGCCCGCACCTCGGCCTGCTCGCCGACCGTGAACGTCTCCTTGTTCGCGGGCACTCCGACGCCCCGCCAGGTGAAGGGGACGCCCCGGGCGTCGTCGAGGTCCGGGCTATCCATCAGATGGAAGTGGAGGTGCGGTTCGGTGGTGTTGCCGGAGTTTCCCACCCGCCCGAGCAACTGGCCGGCGCGCACGGTCTCCCCGGCCTTCACCCGGAGCGAGCCGCGCTGGACGTGGGCGTACACGGCGTACGTGCCACCGCCGAGGTCGAGGATCACGTGGTTGCCGATGATCCGACGTGCGCCGAGAAGGTCTCGTGCAGCTCCCTCGATCAGCATCAGGTAGGCGAGGGCCGGCAGCGAGTTGCGGCTCAGGTGGTCGCGCTGGCCGTCGCTCGCCTTCACGACCGTGGCGTCGGCCACCGCGAGCAGCGGGGCGCCGAAGGCAGGGAAGTCGCGGTTGCGGCGTACGACCGGCCAGAAGAGGCGGAACGGCGGGCGGGCCGGGGCCCCGCCCTCCTCCGTCTCCGGATCGGCCACGATGTCGATCGCGTACGTCTGCCCGTAGACGTGCGTACCGTGGCTCGGCACCTTGTCCGCCGGGCTGTTGAGGGCGGTCCAGCGGCCGGTCACCGGCGGTTCGACCTCCACGGCCGGGCGTTGCTTCGCCTCCCCCTTCGGGCCGCTACGGCTCAGGGTGAGCCCGATGACCAGAGCCACGCCCATGGGCACGAAGGTGAGGCCGACCGGCAACAACGGTTCGGAGAGGACTCCGGTGAGCACCAGCGCGAGAAAGACGAGCCAGCTCACTCGGTAGAGCAGCATCATGGCTTTGCGGACGGACATGATCTTTCCCCCTGGTTTCATGGTCTTGGCTTCAGGGCCGCGCCGCCGTCAGCACCACCAGCAGCGGCACCACGCGGACCGCCGGGACCTCGTAGCGGCCGCGGCCCGCGGCGTGCAGCCAGCCCGCGCCGGTCAGCTGGCGCAGGTGGTGGTAGATCTGGCCGGTGGTGCCCAGCTCGTCGAGCGCGGCCAGTTCGGCGGTCGTCCTCAGGCCGCCGAGGATCTCGCGGAGCAGCCGCAGCCGGACCGGGTGGCCCAGCGCGGCGAACGAATCGGCGGCGTCCGCCCAGTCCCCGTCGAACAGGGCCTCGGTGAGGGCGCCGTACTGCCACTCGTAGCTCTCGCCGGTGGGCAGCCGTACCGAGCCCGTGTAGAGCACTCCCCCGTCGGCCGCGGCCTCCCCGACCTCGGCGAGCTGCTGTTTCAGCCCGTCCAGCGCCCAGAAGTCGCCGTCGCCCAGGCGGGGGGACTCGGAGTCCCGCCGCTCCAGTGCCGTGAGCCGCCTCTCCAGCTCGGCGACCCGCTGCTCCAGCTCCATGACACCAACCTTACGTAATTACGTAATCTCTGACAAGAGTGTGGGGGAAACGGCCGAAGCCCCCGCCCGGAGGACCCGGGCGGGGGCTTCGGCGACGCCGGTCGGCGCGCGGCTCAGGCGAGCAGCGCGGGGATCGTCGCCTCGTGTGCCGTACGGAGCTCGCTCAGCGGGATGCTGAACTCGCCCTGGATCTCGATCTCCTCGCCGTCGACGACGCCGATGCGGGTGACGGGCAGACCGCGCGCGCCGCACATGTCGTTGAAGCGGAGCTCCTCGCTGCGCGGGATCGAGACGACCGCGCGTCCCGCCGACTCGGAGAACAGGAACGTGAACGCGTCCAGACCGTCCGGCACGACCAGCCGGGCGCCCTTCCCGCCGCGCAGGCAGGACTCGGTGACGGCCTGGATCAGGCCGCCGTCGCTCAGGTCGTGGGCGGCGTCGATCATGCCGTCGCGGGAGGCCGAGATGAGGATCTCGGCG
The nucleotide sequence above comes from Streptomyces sp. NBC_01116. Encoded proteins:
- a CDS encoding sterol carrier family protein, with translation MPPAKKRRPRAYDHLRTRTAVLTQFAHVRDAVAVLTPDQLARPTRLGDWTVRELVVHVATGLSSVTRALALPEPPGPGPRVALLEWPSTTAAHAARIAEDVEEAAAGRPDLGTLFEEAEAGFTGAVPATGTGERLLSVRVGSMRLTDYLVTRTVELVVHTDDLNEALGLEIPYDRQALAACTRLLADALADRAPGGSVEVRVPPFAVVQCIGGPKHTRGTPPNVMETGPLTWIRLATGRTEWARALEDAEVSASGERADLAALLPLLG
- a CDS encoding ArsR/SmtB family transcription factor, producing MELEQRVAELERRLTALERRDSESPRLGDGDFWALDGLKQQLAEVGEAAADGGVLYTGSVRLPTGESYEWQYGALTEALFDGDWADAADSFAALGHPVRLRLLREILGGLRTTAELAALDELGTTGQIYHHLRQLTGAGWLHAAGRGRYEVPAVRVVPLLVVLTAARP
- a CDS encoding M23 family metallopeptidase; translated protein: MSVRKAMMLLYRVSWLVFLALVLTGVLSEPLLPVGLTFVPMGVALVIGLTLSRSGPKGEAKQRPAVEVEPPVTGRWTALNSPADKVPSHGTHVYGQTYAIDIVADPETEEGGAPARPPFRLFWPVVRRNRDFPAFGAPLLAVADATVVKASDGQRDHLSRNSLPALAYLMLIEGAARDLLGARRIIGNHVILDLGGGTYAVYAHVQRGSLRVKAGETVRAGQLLGRVGNSGNTTEPHLHFHLMDSPDLDDARGVPFTWRGVGVPANKETFTVGEQAEVRAGTPTGEQVAEA